GTCAAAAAACCCCAGTCCTATTCGCGCCGCTCTCTGCGGCCAACCCACTCAAGCACCGTCCCTCTCCAGAGCTGCCCGTCCCATGCGCCACGCCGTTCGTTCGTCTCGCTTCGTTTCGCTGTGCCTGCTGATCCTCTCGCCCTTGCTCGCCGAAACTGCCCATGCCGGCGCCGAGCGCCAATTGGTGGCGGCCATCAACGACTACCGTGCCCACCCGCAACGCTGCGATCGGCGTCCGGCGCAACGGCTGGCACCGTTGGCGTTGAAGTCGAACCTGGCTTTGCCGGTCGGCTATCGCTATGGCGGTGGCTTGCGCGAAGCGTTGAAGTCGTCTGGCTACTCGGCTGTGGCGGTGCGCAGTATCCGCATCGTCGGGGCGCAGGATGCCGAAGAGGCTTTCGACATGCTGCAAAGCGACTACTGCGGTGCGTTGCTCGATACTCAATACGCCGACATCGGCATCAGCCGTGCGCGCAGTGAATGGCAAGTGGTGTTGGCGCGACCGGTGCTCGACAGCCGTGTCGGCGATAACCGCAGCGTCGGCAAAGCCCTGCTGGCCGAAGTCAACGCCGCCCGCGCCCGGCCACGGATGTGCGGAGGCCGGCGGTTCGCTGCGGCGCGGCCGTTGAGCTGGAATGCCGCGCTCGGCGCTGCTGCACAAGGGCACAGTAAAGCCATGGCCTACGGCAACTATTTCGCCCACCGCGACCCGGATGGCGACCAGCCCGCTGATCGCGCCCGGGCGGCGGGCTATCGGGGTCGGCAGATCGGCGAAAACATCGCTGCCGGGCAGAGCTCTCCGGGCAAGGCGATGGCCGGATGGCTGGCCAGCCCCGGACACTGCGCCAACCTGATGAACCCGATGTTTACCCAGGTCGGTGCGGGATTCGCCACTGAGGCGCGCAGTGATCAGGGGACTTACTGGACGATGCTGTTCGGCACGCAGTGATGAGTCGCCATGCAGACCGATGAACCGCGGGCGCGCCGCTTATGAAACTGCCGACAAACCCAGTTTCAAAAGCTCTTTGCGCAGTATCGAAGGCTCTACAACAGCTATGCCTGCCTGCCATTCAAGTGCCAGCAAGTTATTCAGTTTTTTTTGGCTGACGGTGGCGTGAGCCACAATGCAACTTTTCCGCTCACGGATGCCGATGACATTGAGCATGGCGTCTTCGCCCTGCTCCGCCATCCAGCCGGTGATCGCTGGATGGTGTTTTTGCAGTAATGCGTCGGCATCCCACACGGTCATTTGCGCGAAGATCTGCGGCAGATTGCTGTCGGGTTTCATGCGTTTCAAATCGGCAGCCAATGCACCGATGAGGTCTGCCTCGATGCTGGCCTGGCATTCGAGGAAATACTGTTGCGGCCAGTCCGCGCTCAGCTTTGCTGTTGCCGCGAGCTCGGCATACGCCTCGATATCGGCCGTCGTGGTCATCTGCCCGGTGAAGTTCAGCGTGTTATCCAGAATCGCCGTGGCCAATAATGCGGCGCTTTGCTCACTGATCCGCGGCAACAGGCCTGCCGTCTGCCAACGTTGAAACACCTGGGTGGCGGCGGCGCCTATTGGGCGGATATCCGCGGCTGATCGCAGTTTTTCCGCCCAGTAAGTCTCGTAGCCCGGATGATGGTCAATAACCTCCACCACCTGATCGAGCACCACCATTGGATCAAAATGGTGATAGTCGGATACGTCGACCAGCACGAATTCGTCGTGCGGTTTCGGGGCATAGTCATGTAGACCGGTGCCCCAACCGAGTACGGTTTTCGACACACTGGCGTTGGTTTGCGCGCTACTGATCGCGCGGGCGGGAATGCCTTGCAGGTTCAACAGTTCGGCGTAGGCAATGCAGCAGGCGTAGGCGTCGATATCCAGATAGGCCGCGCCTGAAGTGATGATTTTCAT
The sequence above is drawn from the Pseudomonas sp. FP2196 genome and encodes:
- a CDS encoding CAP domain-containing protein; translated protein: MRHAVRSSRFVSLCLLILSPLLAETAHAGAERQLVAAINDYRAHPQRCDRRPAQRLAPLALKSNLALPVGYRYGGGLREALKSSGYSAVAVRSIRIVGAQDAEEAFDMLQSDYCGALLDTQYADIGISRARSEWQVVLARPVLDSRVGDNRSVGKALLAEVNAARARPRMCGGRRFAAARPLSWNAALGAAAQGHSKAMAYGNYFAHRDPDGDQPADRARAAGYRGRQIGENIAAGQSSPGKAMAGWLASPGHCANLMNPMFTQVGAGFATEARSDQGTYWTMLFGTQ
- a CDS encoding bifunctional oligoribonuclease/PAP phosphatase NrnA — encoded protein: MKIITSGAAYLDIDAYACCIAYAELLNLQGIPARAISSAQTNASVSKTVLGWGTGLHDYAPKPHDEFVLVDVSDYHHFDPMVVLDQVVEVIDHHPGYETYWAEKLRSAADIRPIGAAATQVFQRWQTAGLLPRISEQSAALLATAILDNTLNFTGQMTTTADIEAYAELAATAKLSADWPQQYFLECQASIEADLIGALAADLKRMKPDSNLPQIFAQMTVWDADALLQKHHPAITGWMAEQGEDAMLNVIGIRERKSCIVAHATVSQKKLNNLLALEWQAGIAVVEPSILRKELLKLGLSAVS